AGAGAGCCCATCGTTGCTGACTCCATGGGATGTTATTTCTATGGAGATACATAATACCTCGGTTGCAGAGAGAGAAATGAACCTAACAAAACACTAGACTAAGTTGAACAAGAGCAGTAATAAAAAAGCAGTGTGTACATTTTTAACCGCTCAAGCCCCTTCCCATTCCTTCAGgaggggatgagaaaaaaaaaatacgagCATTTGCTAAAACGCATAGAAGCTTCCCATCAGCTGAAACACATCACCTTTTTACTAtacaaaaggggaagaaattccAACCAAAAACTATACTCACGAAACAGAGTATCTCCTTTGCCTTGACGAAGTCCCAGATGATTTAGCTTCCCCAGGCTTCGCAGAGGTCGGAGGGCTTTGAGAACTCCCTGATGTCTCGCTACTTTTGTTCTCCCCACGCACTTTCCCAGCCCAGAACTTGTCAAATATCCTCCTTGATCGAGACTGCAGCAACAATCCACCATCCTTGCTATCCCTACCATTCTTTCCCTCGTTACTCCAACACTCCTCTTTTACCTTCGAGTTCCCTAGCTGTTTCTTTGCAGAGGTAAGGTTCTCTGGCGCTGGTCTCTTCCACTCCTCTTCCACATTTGCTCTGGACCTCGTCCTGCCATGCAAGGTGTCATTGGTTGAAGCTGTTAAGCCATGAGCTGCTGCCCTCATCTGTTCAAAGAAGAGGACCCGCACCACCACTCTAAGAGGTAGCCGCTCATTTTGTGCTGCATGCATGCAAGCATCTGTCGAGAGCTTCTTGACATCCATCAGACTGCAAATCCTTTTCTTCTCTGCTTTAGTCAGGCTTCGATGCTCCTGTGTATTGTCACCATATCAGCTTATGAGGATCGGCTTCAATAATTTTAGAAACTAAAAAACTGTCTTGTGATTTACTTTTTCTATTTTAAAACTCTTAGCAATGATGCTGAAGAACTAATATGATCTGGAGCAGATAGCAGATATTCATTTTGTTGTTCCTGACAGCATAGTGGTCAAAGTGAAGTGTCACTTCCTTATCAAAAAAAGGTGAAGTGTCACTTACAACAGgaatgcaagctaatgagaaCAAGTTCAGGCTCTGCAGCCACTTCTCAAGGGTTTTTCTTGAGAagtactgaaaattttttttttaaaaaaatgtggaCATGATCATCTAATGTGAAATAACAAGAGTACATCAGTGAGACTGGTACTCCAATGGGAGTTTTTACTCAGGGAGCACTAAGTGATGAAATGGGTAGAATTTATATAGACACATCGTGGAGTAAATTAACAAGATCACATTGCTGAAACCATGAATGATGAATCTTGAAGAATGATAATGAACATGCAAGCAAGGATCATTTAATCCAAATTAACTATGCAAGCAAGGATCATTTAATCAAAATTAACTATGTACTTTTAACTACTGCAAATTGATCAGTGAAGCatcaaaagatgaagaagaatatTATTAATACCAAACGATCACCAGCACTTGCTATACGCTTAACCACCAGGACAAGCGCTACGTTTAATGCTCATTGGACTATTTGATCGTTCCCATCTCATCTCTGGATGCCTGGGACTGCAGGGAACAGCAGATCTTATGCCCACAAAAGGCTCAAGTGTTGGGCATCCAATGCATCCTGATGGCAGGATAGATGGCTGTCACAGATTTGGACAATCAAATGGCCCAACAAGTGTCAAACCTATACTGCTTATCATCACCAGATAGCACACAAAAGATACCACTTAAAAAAACAACTGTAGCTGTGGCAAATTACTTAAGCAGAAAACTGTTTACTGAGAATGtttgagaggaagaaagaaaaaccaCAGAAAACTTAGCAAAGAACATCCAAAAAACTGAGAATAATGGATCATCGCTTTATACAACATGAACTAGTTGACTACTACAATGACAGCTGAACAGCTGatgacatacatacataccttcaaatacatatatatagaacTTAAGCAACAAGAGGTAGTCCTAGAGTTTTCATGAACATACCTTCAAATAAATATCGATGGCTGTGTAGAGTCCATCATGGATTGGTCTTGCTGCCTCGGGAACTGACATAGAAAGATCGATGAAACTAGAAATTGACAGATCTGGATCACTGGCTATTTCAGCAAGATAACAATCGATCAGTTTTCCCAAAGCCAACAAAGATTCATGTTCTAAATCAATTTCATGCAACCTATTTTCACTCCTTTCAGCAAAATCAGTATTGTGAGTGCTCCGAACATGCATCATAAATCTACTGACCAAGCTTTGCACCAAATCAACATCATAAATAGTGTCACCAAAAGATTTTGCCGGAATCAAAAGGTCCTTTACAGAAGCTTTGTGCAATTGCACACTAATACGATTCATCAAGTCTTCCTTCAATAGATCCCTAGCTCCAACCAAGATAACAACCTTTAACAATTTTAAAAGGAACCTACAGGAACAACCTGAACCTTTATCTGATGGCAACAGCCAGATGATGGTTTCTACCAGACTCCTGTTCCTTTTTGTGTATTCATCAGCAACCAGGGCATCATAAGAATCAGGCAACCATCTAACTGCATAAGCCTTGAGGGCTTCTCCTATCACATCAGAAGAGATTCTCCCTTTAGACTTCACAGCAACCATCGCTCGCTTGTAAAGATCAAGATCGAGGTCGCATACATCCTCAATCCACCAATTCTTGGGAACAGCATGCTTTGTTTGTTGGGATTCAACTATCTCACCTGAAGCTGCTAATTTCTTGCTATAGGTATAGGACCAGTTTACATTAGCAGGGTCAACAGATGCTTTGGAAGCAATAGAATCTATGCATCTTCCAACCACCTTAAGTTCCTCAGACCAGGGTAGCAATGACTTTGTGGTCTGTAGAACAATGATGGAGTCTTTCCAGCTACAGAACACACCGGAGTGTAGGAAAACCTCGATTTTGAATATCAAATTACCTTTTTCAACATCTTCAGTCATCTCTAGGTACTCTGCTGCACATCTAGCGGCAACAACATTGTAGGCATTGAGAATTACAGTCATGCCATAGCAAAATTTAGCACATAGTTCAAAGGCTTTTGGACCACCAGGAAAATCATGCATGGACACTTCATCAATGCTGTCCTCACTGGCCTTGAGGATCAATCTCTGTAACCGGTTGCTCTTGGATAGAAGAGGGAACTGCATATAGAAATAATAAATCCCAACGCTTCAATTGCTGTTGTGCAAATATGGCTCAATATCATATGTCAAAAATACAGAAATAACAAACAAATCATGGTAAAACAGCACAAATATGGCTCAAGGTCGTGTCAAAAGACAGAAATAACAAACAAAACATGGCAAAACAGCAAGATCAATTGAGACAGTTAAAAAAaaaggaaccgaagaagaagaagaggaagagaggagcaAATCCGAACATAGGCCCCATATGTGGATGATGAAttgatgatattaaaaaaaaaaaaaggaaaaacaagaAAGATGAGCTTTCTGCAAGGATGCAAGAATGTGGTTCCTTGATGTAGACTTGTTAAACAGCTCTCCATAAACAAAGGaatgaaaatttcatcattaaaaatgcaACTCAACAGAGTATtacattttttctaaaaaaaacttCGAGTGCTTTTTATCATCATCTGTAGACTCCCTGTTTGGACAAGTTTAAAAGAGACTAGGCCAGGTATCTAGTTTTGCTATGCAGCCATATAAAGGGATTAAACATAATTAAACAAAAGTAAATGAAACTACACAGAGAGATACAAGTATATGCTCAGAGAATGCAAAACAAAATTGCAAATATTGTAAGTGCCTATTCAATTTACTATTTGAAAGGACAGGGAATGACCTTGTGCAAAGAAAATCTCAATTCACCAACATGTATAATGACATCTGTTGCCAGCTCGGATACCACAAACCTGCACCGACCATCAAACTtgagatataaatatatatgtatgtattatcaGAAACAAGATATAAACAATTATTCTAAATTGATATAAAGTAGATATTAAATGATCTTGGATTATATTTCTGAATTGTGCATCCAATATACAGATGTACTATCAAAAATGAACTTCGTACCATCTTCCAGCCAGTTTGCTTTGAGAGGGGCCCagacaagagttcaaagaaaagGAAAGTTGAAGTGAATGATGAGTCTTGATGAGCCAAGGAAATGCTATAAAGAAGCTATGTCATTTCCCACATATAAGGTAAACACAAAATTCCCCTTGCACTTGTATGTCTATTTACTGATGGATTGTGTTTTTAACTCGTGCTCATTAATCGAAAAAGTCATTTCTATCTAAGATTCTCAAACTACAAGCAATTGTATGCATCACTAGTTCATTGAGTAAAACAACAGGAGGCCTAATTACAAGTAACTTTgatttcatgtttttttttttttcaaaaaaaaggaaaatatcCACAACTAAAAAACCAGCCACATCAGGTAGCGGCACATGTGAACTACTTAAAATTAACAGTTGCTTGAGTACTTGATTTACAAAAGAACTGCTGTATTTAGTTtgagaaaggtgttggaaaagaCTATTTCACTTTATTTGATTTGAGAAAGATGGTCGAGAATGATGTGCTCATGTAAACCACTGTCATGCTTGTTCAGTGAATGATTTGGCATTTCCTTCATACAGACTCAGTAAATGGGTGTCTGAGCAATATCTAATCCATCCTCGACAGGACACGTTGTGTAACACCCAAATTATTGGCTTCAAGATAAAGATGCGCTTCTGCTTTTACCTCCCAAACCTTATATTAACATCACAACTTTTACTGAAATGTCAAGCTCCTAATCAGATCAGTGTTGCTCTGTCAAATTATGTTCACGCACTCCATATACTCTGCACTACTTTTACTCTCTTCTATCACAAGAAAATCACCTCTCATCATGTTCCTACAATTATATCATTCATCCTTACATTTACAGCAATGCACAAGCTCAAACAGTGGAAACATGCAAGAAGCATCTGCTCCTGCTTCCGAAGAAACCAATCTGGATCAGGCCTGTGACTAAGAAATATCAAAGAAGCAAGAAAAGAAGTGGAGCATGCAAAGGGGAGTAGTAGCTCAGTGGGTAGTCAATGGGGAAACAGGAGTTGCCTATCTTCGATAATTCTTTCATCTTGACCACACCAAGTTACAAAACAAAGACCAGAAAATGGCAAGCAAGCATCCATTCCTCTTGGAAAAATTTAGATCCTAAAAGAACTAGCAGACAGGAACAAGTAGCAACAGCATTTTGACCCTGAGTATTTTCCTGTGCCACAAATATTCAAGAAAGTGGTGGCAGAAAGAATACAAGGTGGCAAAGAACTCTTCATCAAGGCTAGCCAGATCTGCAATTTTAAAAGCACCTACTCTTCCACTTTGATGAGATATATTGAAGTCTTTGCTCTTCTTATTTTCGGCGcccttttttgttaaaaaaaaaaaaaaaaatcccattttTTAAAAACATTTGGTAAAATCCATGAAGCAAGAAGCCACAGCAAACAGGAAGCAACAGCAATGCGCTCTCTGTTTCATGGTCACCTCCCATAGAGAGAATTGTTTGAATCTAAAAACTCCATAACAGGGCCTCTCGCATCCCAAGCAAAGCGGCATAAGCACCaaataaggaaaaaaaggaaaaaacttcttcttcttcttcttaaactATCTGTATTGTTTACATTTCACCCTAACTCCAACCCCATAATCTTTAAAAGCAAAATGTTCTAAGAGaatcatgaagattttttttttttttgccccatcCGCAGCATTTTAGATATACTAATAGCCGGAAAAAGATAACCTTAGAAATAAATCAAAACGACCAAGAAATAGCaaaatttcattcaaaagaaCTACTTTTTTTATTTGGAAGAATCCACCAGCCACgaagaaaaagcaaaaatcaaagaaCAAGCACATAATCACGAAAAGGCCTCACCTGTCGTTGCTCCCGTCCGACTGGAATGCGTCAGGCTTCGATCCCAGCTTCATAAACTTCATCTCTTTCCCTTACCCAAACCCTCACCTCCCTTCCTCTCAAGCCCACGCCACCATCCCGTTCTTCACGGTCCACCCAAATCCCGGTTTTCCCGCGTCCGTACGCCGGCCAACCACCCCCTCTTCCACCGGGGAAGCCTTTGCACGTCCAAAGACCAATGCTACCTCCGACCCCTcgctcctcagctctctcctacCAGCACTTAAAACGCAACAGTGCAAGGAAGCGGAATTAATTGCCCGCTACCGCGAccgctttctctctcttctcgaaTCTTCTGCTCTGTAAGTGTAAGATGATGATGCCGTCGTCGTCGTGGTTCCTGTAGTTGAGCGTCATAAAGAGGGGTGGGGGGTGAAAATATCGCGTCGTGTTATGATGAGGGTTTATCTCGCCGCTTTtggttcctctattttttttttttcttttttttttttcaattatggtTATCATGGTTGTTTGTTTCGCTGTTGCCTGCCTTCTTGTTCCTCTCGCATCCAAAAGAATAGGATTTTGCGGGAAGACGTGCGCCctggagagacagagagagacgtCGCTTTCGGTGATGCGGCGCTTCTCAGGTCCCTTCTCCCAAGCGTGCACGTCTCCctcgccctctctctctctctctacacatCTACGGTGGTGGGATGTGGGATCCACTGGAAATGGGGGACCAGGATGATTTCCTGCCGCTAACTGCTTAAAATATTACATTTTTCTTATTGTTTAATGTTATGGAAGCAACTTGGAATTTTACGTACCGCCCTCTGAGAGGTTTAATGTTATAAAGAACTACCTCATgtttaacccaaaaaaaaaaaaagcttcactGCTGGACGATAAGGATGTGTTTgccatttaaaatatttttttttgaaaattttgataataaaaaatatattttgtttatttttaaatccTAGTTCTAGGAGCCCCATCTCTGGATCTCAAATGCCTCCGCAGTCATTGCCAACTACAGTATCTTCTTGCACGACTAGATCTCGATCGTGAATAGGAATCATGAGAAATCTACGAGGATGACTTCCAAGAGAACAACAGCAAGAGGATGACTTCCAAGGACATCAGGCTATTCATCAAAGATGCAATCGAGAAAACTTAGTTACAAGTTGGGCAACGATCAAAAAGAGCCAGTGACCATATTAAGGCTAAGAGACAACATCAAGAGGAGCCACTTGATCACATTAAGGCCGTGGGTCGACATAGCTTCATTTGATCCATGGCCAATGTATTTTGAGCAGTTGACGAATTGGATTGCGTACAGACAGAATGAATCCTAATCCACCCGATTGACATGCAGCAGTCTCTAATGCTCAGCTTGTTAAGGCACTCTCCACCTACATCCAAGACTTCTCCTGGAAACCGAGGTTTCTAAGATCGAACCTCTTCTTGGTGCCTTTGTCCTGGCAGGTCGGTTATCTTTTCTGCTCTATGGgaccttctccttctctcttgTCCCTTTGCTTTTGAGATGTGGAGCATTCAGTGTCTGAATCTGAATATTTCTTATCCAAGTTGTGATGTCAAAGGCCTCTATATGAtttagatttcagcttgtttcccAAGGGACATTCACTGTGCTGGGCTGATGTGCTATTATTCCGGAGTTTGCCCACCCTAACAATTCATGATGGGTGCTTTTCTTTCATTGatcaatataataatttaaaattgcaCTAAGAAAAGTCGCTTGTCGTAAAGCTTTTCTATCGTTCGACCATTTAGGACATCGCTCAAAACTAGTCTAGGAGATGCAACAAGAAAGCTCCATATATAATTGAATATTTGAACATTTTTCTGAGCTATTACTATGTTTCTTATTTCTATATTTTGTCGACACAATCTCAAAAGATGTCTCTATCTCGACCACcagactaatatatatatatatatatatatatatatatatatatatatatatatatatatatatattgtgttcATTCTTCTTTTGTCCTTGTCAATGCACTATAATAaacttttaatatattttaaaattagagatGGGAAAAGGTAATGACGATACATTTAGTATTTTGAGTAACAAAGATGCTTTTGTATTCACAAAATCCTCCATAAATATTCCTAGCTATCTCAATTACTAGACAGATGGTCTATATAATGCTCATTCTTCTTCAATCCTGGTCAATGCACTGTATTCTGAGTAATCAATATGTTTTATAATTTCTTTCACAAAGTCTTTCATGATAGTTCCACCTCAATCACGACAAATAATGCCTCGCATATTGGATTTCCTTCCATCTTTTGTCCCCATCATTGCACCTTGATGATTAAAACAGTGCATTTGAAAGACAGagatgaaaaagagagagagagagaatatgatAGCCATAAATTGGTTTTTACCACGACTAACTTTAGTTTTGCTGTGGGAAGAAAATAAACACTAACTAAATGTTCtggagttttttatttttattttctttttttttttacggtAGTCAACTGAGAGTGATCTCAGTTACAACCACCGCAGGATATACCTTCTAAGAGGTCAAAATACGAAAATAAACCAAGCTATTTGCAAATCATATTTGACCTACTTTGTAGATAACTTTAACAGATATTctgaatttttagatatttattttctgattttcatagatatttttcttctaaattgatttaataaatctggtttatcataaatatatccaAGCTCATTTGGATGAGCTTTAATAGAAAGAGTGGAGGTTTTCTATGAAATAGCAAGTCTTGGCAGGGACTACCATGAAAAAGTTCCTAGTATTTTTCTACGGGCACCAAGAGCTTTTTCGATATTTTATTGTTATCTTTGGGAAGTTGCTCTCCAATGTATGACTGGAATGGCTGCGGAGATCCGATCAGATGGCATAATCCTACGTTTCTTCTTTACAGCTTTTATTATTATGCCGTCAATGCACGCCACTCTGTCGGAAATTACCCCTAAGCTCACCATGCTTGGTGGTGGCATCCTGTCTAGTTTTGTTAATGGATGGATTAAAAGTTCATTGATTTGTTAATTGGTGGTAGGGAGATTGGATTCGAACAACCACATTATTCTGAGCTCACCATCTATAGTTCCAATCATGGTTCTTGATAATATATAGGAATCATCTCCCTCTTGCCAAACCCAGTGAGAATCTCAGCATCATGAAAGTTATGCTAATTTGTGCCACATTAGTTTCCTATTTAGTGTACTGCAGGCTGATTAGCATTTTTAGTATTGTTTTGTGGAGTGTGGCTTCATGAGATAATGACTAGTCTCTTTGATTCTCTTAGATGGAAGTGAAACATGTGAGCAGCATTGCACTAAGATTATGGGGCACCTCAGGTTGCTAGCAGTGGGAAGATGCCTTTGGAAGCAtgctatatacacacacacacacaagcaTTTGAAAGGAGAAGAAACACAAGTACCCTCTTTAATCTTTGTAGAAACTTGCATCAGAAATAGTATCTCTTGGGTATGTCCATGGGGGTGGAGTTTGTGGTTCGACAACATGAAGGGTAAACTTTAACTTTGTACTAATTAaccattattatttaataaagggATGTATCACCGCTGAAATTGGGTTCTAGTCGCATCATTCAGACTCgttttttgtgtttttttttttttggtaaagctcGTGGTACCATGAATGCATGCAGTGTGACCACCACTAGCATGGATAGGTCATTTTCATATCTCTTTCTTAGCAAATTCTAATCAAACGATCTATCCTTAACAAGGATGGAGTATCGTATTTATGTTTATATTTTGTGCCCAACTACTGCAACTCATatcaatataattataaaaatttatacaaatatatatttaatttcacattgattatttattataaaaattttagatatttatatagagtcaaaaaattcaaataatattttttaattgatttttttttgtgagatCATGAATtgttacaaatggtatcaaagcttaaTTCAATTCATAGTCTATATAGATTAGGAGATATTGCAGCATGGGTTTATTGAGACTAACCATGATCCaattatgatatttatgaatgGATATATGGATTTGAATCCATAGCCTGACGAGGACGTCaagttatttataaatttttttttgaatatttatacatgattaaaaaatttaaataatattttttgattgatctaTTTGAATGAAATATTGAGTTATTACAACAGTATAATTTTCATCGGCTCGATAGCCATCAAGTAAACAGATTTAAATTGCATTAGGtgtaaaaagaaggaaaaggtaCACAGAAAAGTATTGTTAGGTGACTGTTAGACGTTCACATAGCTATGCCAGCAAATATAATTGACTGACGGAGCTGCctcctaatatatatatatatatatatatatgcccaACCCATACCCTGTCGCGAGCCCAGAGGCCCCATTACCTTTGGTCCCCATTACTTTTGGCCCTTGCATGTGGGCAAGAGGGTGTACTAGTGAGCGTTGCTCGAAAATTAATTATCACCTAATTCTTATTACATTCTCTCGGCAGATGATGGGTTAGTTACACGTACCATGATCATACAGGGAACCATGTCTGCTAATGTTTGGGCACATTAAAAACAATGCTAGACTGATCTCATTATTTTTgtctaatttatattaattataaatccACTGATATGCACTTTCTTCGATTCTTTCttcagaggaagaaaaaaaataaatttatatgtaATGATAAGACTGTGAAGGTTATGGTAAAACTGTATACATTTAAATCTCATAATAACTAAAGTCTTATGTACTTGGCCGCTCTTTTCGTGAATTCTAAGATGAAACAAGACTAATCGCAAAGTACTTGAGCGGAATATTCTTAAAATCGCGTACTTGAGCAGAAGCTCATGATAGCCATACATGTACCTCAACAACTCAGCCGGGGTACCTGCCTTTGGCGAATATCAGGAAGGAAATTAAAGCCTTCTAGTGCCTTCTTAGTAGATGTCACACATGTTTCtctttatgtatatttatatctTGGCGATCCTTGCAAGACCAGATGGTCCAGAGAAGCGTATTAAATGTACCGTATGACACGTTTTGCGGGCATGCCTCAGTCTCCCAGTATGCATTGAATATCAAATGCCCGTAAAAAATTCCAAAAGAAGACAACATTCGTAGAACCGACGGCAAGAAAATGTCATGAAAGTGCCAACTTACCAAACTGGTGAAGTCTCGGGCAATTGTATCAAAAATCCTAGCTTCACTGACTTTACAAAGGTTTAGGAGGGTATATATGGGAGGGAGCCATCTATATTGTAtggtctaatttttttttactagagATGGTAAAATTAATCCGATCCGATTGATATGCATCCTATTCAAATTCGatcaaaattgaaaaataaaatttgaccgAATTTATATTCGGATTTGGATAAAATTCAAAAACTATAGTACGGATATGGGTAAGATATTGATAGTACTGTTTTCTATTCAAATCTAAATCCGAATCCAATCCGAACTTACGAGTATGAGTAATACCTGAACTCATAttcgaatatatatgtttataattctattttggttgataatatgcataaacttattttggttatttatatgttttatgttgaattgtaattctatttctatgttgatttctataaatttggacttataaattatattgTATGTTGAATTgttaattttgttttgattgataatatgcataaaattattatgattgttttttttttttgggtatgggaTAGGCATGGGGCGGGTATGGGTTGGATATGGAGAAATGAGTTATCCATGGATATCTCCGAACCTGTTGGGTATGGAgatggatatctcttttcttatccgatcggatatcgggtaggatttgggtataggatattaagttcgaATTTAGAGATGGGTAACACAATACCCGACTCAAAccctatccattgccatccctactttttactgaaaaaagagagaaaaaaaaaagatgcattaAAAAACAAAGAGTTTTTTGCGTGTTTGTCCtcttaaatattcaaatttgcatgaatattctttcaaaattgatatttgtatgtataccctcataaaatacttgttttgcatgtgtatcttttttttcttatttttttacatatttaccTACATCATTTAACgtcgttaaaaaattaatgatttaaaatttaaatgactaaaatatcctttgggtagatgtgcaaaaaaaaaattataagggtaTATACACAAATAACAATTTCatgaggatatttatgcaaatttgaatgtttagaaggatatatacgtaaaaaattttaatttaatttttatctatttcatttaGATGGATTCAGATCCTCTTACCTTACAATATAGtaacatattacataatataacaatatgatgataatattacataatattttataaattataatattttattttattttatttttgtgtaaGATGGGATGATTATGTCCATCCTATGATAACATGATATATCTTATACactttataaagatatttttgataaattttttaaaataaaatagaataaaattataaatttttgttgTTACATAATGTCTAAATCcacaactatgtctactttataCAAATGTATAagctattcatctaatatcaggtttagatacttttcttaaaagtatattattatacattagaggAAACATGAATGATTGTGATcggtttattttttagataaaataattttaatctatcatttgatgaaaagatcattttatctatgtaaattaataaattaaataaatttattattttaattatatatattaatttttttctattagaataaagaaagaattaaCAAAGCAAGAGAGGTATATCATGTTAAGAATTTTTTGCGTGCATACCCTTCCAAATATTCAAACTTATGTGAATATgctcataaaattactatttgcatatatatttttataatttttttttacacat
Above is a genomic segment from Elaeis guineensis isolate ETL-2024a chromosome 1, EG11, whole genome shotgun sequence containing:
- the LOC105060173 gene encoding phototropic-responsive NPH3 family protein NPY1, encoding MKFMKLGSKPDAFQSDGSNDRFVVSELATDVIIHVGELRFSLHKFPLLSKSNRLQRLILKASEDSIDEVSMHDFPGGPKAFELCAKFCYGMTVILNAYNVVAARCAAEYLEMTEDVEKGNLIFKIEVFLHSGVFCSWKDSIIVLQTTKSLLPWSEELKVVGRCIDSIASKASVDPANVNWSYTYSKKLAASGEIVESQQTKHAVPKNWWIEDVCDLDLDLYKRAMVAVKSKGRISSDVIGEALKAYAVRWLPDSYDALVADEYTKRNRSLVETIIWLLPSDKGSGCSCRFLLKLLKVVILVGARDLLKEDLMNRISVQLHKASVKDLLIPAKSFGDTIYDVDLVQSLVSRFMMHVRSTHNTDFAERSENRLHEIDLEHESLLALGKLIDCYLAEIASDPDLSISSFIDLSMSVPEAARPIHDGLYTAIDIYLKEHRSLTKAEKKRICSLMDVKKLSTDACMHAAQNERLPLRVVVRVLFFEQMRAAAHGLTASTNDTLHGRTRSRANVEEEWKRPAPENLTSAKKQLGNSKVKEECWSNEGKNGRDSKDGGLLLQSRSRRIFDKFWAGKVRGENKSSETSGSSQSPPTSAKPGEAKSSGTSSRQRRYSVS